From the genome of Ferviditalea candida, one region includes:
- the spoVT gene encoding stage V sporulation protein T, whose translation MKATGIVRRIDDLGRVVIPKEIRRTLRIREGDPLEIFVDRDGEVILKKYSPIGELGDFAKEYAESLFESTGHIIMISDRDSIIAVSGASKKDYLDKQIGSIVESCMENRKPVLETTEGQYDLCKDITEHYTSFVISPIIAGGDPIGSVILASKTEGAKMAQMEQKMAETASGFLAKQMEQ comes from the coding sequence ATGAAAGCAACTGGAATTGTTCGTCGCATCGATGATTTAGGACGGGTCGTCATTCCCAAAGAAATCCGGCGGACTTTGAGAATTCGGGAAGGAGACCCCTTGGAAATTTTTGTGGATCGGGACGGTGAAGTGATACTCAAGAAATATTCACCAATCGGGGAATTGGGAGATTTCGCGAAGGAATATGCCGAGTCCTTGTTTGAAAGCACCGGACATATCATTATGATATCCGATCGCGACAGCATTATTGCCGTCTCGGGAGCCTCGAAGAAAGACTATTTGGACAAGCAGATTGGTTCGATTGTGGAAAGCTGTATGGAAAATCGAAAGCCGGTTTTGGAAACGACTGAAGGGCAGTACGATCTTTGCAAGGATATAACCGAGCACTACACTTCGTTCGTAATAAGCCCGATCATTGCCGGCGGGGATCCGATCGGATCGGTTATTTTGGCCTCCAAAACGGAGGGCGCCAAAATGGCCCAAATGGAACAAAAAATGGCGGAAACCGCTTCGGGTTTTCTCGCCAAACAGATGGAACAATAA
- a CDS encoding anti-sigma-F factor Fin, whose translation MSIKYICRHCHATIGEIEKPLISEEELGFHFLTPEERRDIISYNQDGGMTVKVVCDYCKEALDNYPELSLLVNPLQ comes from the coding sequence ATGTCAATAAAATATATTTGCCGTCATTGTCACGCGACCATTGGAGAAATTGAGAAACCCTTAATTAGCGAAGAGGAACTGGGGTTTCATTTCTTGACCCCGGAGGAACGTAGGGATATAATATCCTATAATCAGGATGGCGGCATGACGGTCAAAGTCGTTTGCGATTATTGCAAAGAAGCTCTGGACAACTACCCGGAACTGTCACTGCTGGTCAATCCGCTCCAATGA
- the pth gene encoding aminoacyl-tRNA hydrolase, with translation MKWIVGLGNPGSRYADTRHNVGFMALDRLAERWGISFQQNRFNARLGEGTVNGEKAVLLQPQTFMNLSGESVAAYRGFFKAQTEDLIVVYDDLDTPLGQIRLRLKGSAGGHNGIKSIIQHIGSQEFNRIRIGISRPGPDWDIANYVLSPFPKSERETLKQVLELTCDALEQTMKDPFEKVMAKFNARAGE, from the coding sequence TTGAAATGGATCGTCGGTCTCGGGAATCCCGGCAGCCGGTATGCGGACACCAGGCATAACGTCGGATTTATGGCGCTTGACCGATTGGCCGAAAGGTGGGGTATTTCCTTTCAACAAAACCGATTTAACGCACGGCTCGGTGAAGGAACGGTCAACGGGGAAAAAGCCGTGCTGCTTCAGCCGCAGACGTTTATGAATCTGTCCGGAGAGTCGGTTGCCGCTTACCGGGGTTTTTTTAAGGCGCAAACTGAAGATTTGATTGTCGTTTATGATGACTTGGATACGCCCTTGGGGCAGATCCGCCTTCGACTCAAAGGAAGCGCCGGCGGACATAACGGGATCAAATCGATTATTCAGCACATCGGCTCTCAGGAATTTAACCGGATTCGGATCGGGATCTCTCGTCCGGGGCCTGATTGGGACATCGCCAATTATGTGCTGTCTCCTTTTCCCAAATCGGAACGCGAGACATTGAAGCAGGTTCTTGAGCTGACATGCGATGCCTTGGAACAGACCATGAAAGATCCTTTTGAAAAAGTCATGGCCAAATTCAACGCGCGCGCGGGCGAGTGA
- a CDS encoding peptidylprolyl isomerase, producing the protein MLHSNSKRRGFRWIKGLMIAFLTVSLLTACGQKQASEGQASGKVVATYKGGQVTEDQLNAFLGANKFFNMSPYYGMLESSPTFKKDMLDQYIAFQYLTAGASDEIKKNADQKSEDQMKSLKESINTNADNKKKFEDMLKELKITEKDLQEYMRVRFALSDMLDRKFPDDKLKEQYDKDIQADKQAYVDTATVDHILIALKDQNGKDLRTKEQALARAKEVEAKLKNNGDFAALAKEYSDDPGSKDNGGQYKEANIDSWVPEFRQAALDLPLNQISDPVETQFGYHIMKVEWRNSNKFEDVKSKVRDKLVQAYFSDFMQKDLPGIITKVDLPAETPTPAPSAADAPAKSDGQVKPQETASK; encoded by the coding sequence ATGTTGCACAGTAATTCCAAACGACGCGGATTCCGATGGATCAAGGGTTTGATGATCGCGTTCCTGACCGTCTCCCTGTTGACTGCCTGCGGACAAAAACAGGCTTCGGAAGGACAAGCCTCCGGCAAGGTGGTCGCCACTTATAAAGGCGGACAGGTTACGGAAGATCAGCTTAATGCTTTTTTGGGAGCGAATAAATTTTTTAATATGTCTCCCTATTACGGAATGCTGGAATCCAGCCCCACATTCAAAAAGGATATGCTTGATCAGTATATCGCTTTTCAATATTTGACTGCGGGCGCAAGCGATGAGATCAAGAAGAACGCCGATCAAAAATCGGAAGATCAAATGAAAAGCTTGAAAGAATCGATCAATACGAATGCGGATAATAAAAAGAAGTTTGAGGATATGCTGAAAGAGCTAAAAATCACGGAAAAGGACCTGCAAGAGTATATGAGGGTCAGATTTGCGCTGAGCGACATGCTGGACCGGAAGTTTCCTGATGACAAACTGAAGGAACAGTATGACAAGGATATCCAGGCGGACAAACAAGCTTATGTCGATACAGCTACTGTGGATCATATTCTGATTGCCCTTAAGGATCAGAACGGCAAAGATCTCCGGACGAAGGAGCAGGCTCTGGCCAGGGCCAAGGAAGTGGAAGCCAAATTGAAGAATAACGGGGATTTTGCGGCGCTGGCCAAGGAATATTCCGACGACCCCGGTTCCAAGGATAACGGCGGACAATACAAGGAAGCGAATATTGACTCCTGGGTTCCCGAATTCCGCCAGGCTGCATTGGATCTGCCGCTGAACCAAATCAGCGATCCGGTGGAAACCCAGTTCGGTTACCACATCATGAAGGTGGAATGGCGTAATTCCAACAAGTTTGAAGATGTTAAGAGCAAGGTTCGGGATAAGTTGGTACAGGCTTATTTCTCCGACTTCATGCAGAAGGATCTTCCGGGGATCATTACAAAAGTCGATTTGCCGGCGGAAACGCCGACACCCGCGCCCTCGGCTGCGGACGCTCCGGCAAAATCGGACGGACAGGTAAAGCCTCAGGAAACCGCAAGCAAATAA
- the mfd gene encoding transcription-repair coupling factor has translation MDQLLQAFSEDADFASIVSGIRAGMKEQMIAGLAGSSRQVLMASLYRELQRPIVVITHNMFSAQRIAEDLNECALTEVLLYPANELLIAEAAISSPETLSQRIEVLSKLANGFRGIVVVPFAGVRKFLPSKQMIAEAQIRIAVGDSFPLDSFVSRICEIGYERVERVENKGEMSVRGGIVDFFPLTSPTPYRIEWFDEEVDSIRTFDPSDQRSMEKCQSVTVTPCKEIIADRRRFENAAQHTYERLQEQLAKMSDRKAKEKLLETLSGEIEQLREGIYFQEIFKYISFLYPERQTLLDYIPEDSILVLDEPIRLQETSRQMERDEAETTTYLLQEGKFLPAFALSKNYGSLLPHTPFPKLYLSLFLRQVPQTQPQNIVNFMCRAMQNFHGQMHVLKAEMERWGKSGTKVMVLANGADRVERVRRVLQDYQIDVPTLIDGNLQTGFELTSVRLSVITEGELFTQKQRKVRKPDRKLENAERIKSYLDLKVGDYVVHVNHGIGKYVGIGTLEINGIHKDYIHILYAGGDKLSVPIDQIDMVQKYVGSDEKEPKLYKLGGAEWARIKNKVRSSVKDIAEDLIQLYAKRQSSPGFTFSQDTSYQQEFESMFPYEETPDQLRAIEEIKKDMELSRPMDRLLCGDVGYGKTEVAIRAAFKAAIESKQVAVLVPTTILAQQHYETFRERFAGYPIRIEVLSRFRSKKEQLEVIKAIKNGTADIVIGTHRLLSSDIRFKDLGLLIVDEEQRFGVSHKEKLKKLKTNVDVLTLTATPIPRTLHMSMLGVRDLSVIETPPENRFPVQTYVVEYSNALVREAIERELARNGQVYYLFNRVQGIHQMAERISELVPDARVAVAHGQMPEQELERIILDFLDGEYDVLVSTTIIETGVDIPNVNTLIVHDADKMGLSQLYQLRGRVGRSNRIAYAYFTYEKDKVLSEVSEKRLQAIKQFTELGSGFKIAMRDLSIRGAGNLLGAEQHGFIASVGFDLYSQMLAEEIGKLKKGMENEPEAEPAEITTQIDLSLDAYLPSDYIYDNMQKIEVYKKVASIKSLEDAEDLREELVDRFGDLPQAVNNLLAVGRLKVYGNRYGILSISQKGDEILLSIHDSQNQLIDGQKLFAITKDIGTRVKFLNGPHIQLSFGIKGLKPEESIDLLERFLVQYNEVIKPKGELQNVAQ, from the coding sequence ATGGATCAATTGCTTCAGGCATTCTCGGAGGATGCCGATTTCGCTTCCATTGTATCCGGTATTCGCGCGGGAATGAAAGAACAGATGATTGCCGGTTTGGCCGGTTCTTCGCGTCAGGTACTGATGGCTTCATTATACAGGGAGCTGCAGCGGCCAATTGTTGTGATTACCCACAATATGTTTTCGGCCCAAAGAATTGCCGAAGACCTGAATGAATGCGCACTGACAGAGGTACTGCTCTACCCGGCCAATGAACTGCTGATTGCCGAAGCGGCAATCTCCAGTCCGGAAACGCTTTCCCAGCGCATTGAAGTGCTGTCTAAGCTGGCCAACGGTTTTCGCGGAATCGTCGTCGTTCCATTTGCCGGAGTCCGCAAGTTCCTGCCATCCAAACAAATGATCGCCGAGGCGCAAATCAGGATTGCCGTCGGGGATTCGTTCCCATTGGACAGCTTTGTCTCGAGGATATGCGAAATCGGTTATGAAAGAGTGGAACGGGTCGAAAATAAGGGGGAAATGAGTGTTCGCGGAGGCATTGTCGACTTTTTTCCGTTGACCTCTCCGACTCCATACAGAATCGAATGGTTTGATGAAGAGGTAGACTCGATCCGCACTTTTGATCCTTCCGATCAGCGCTCCATGGAGAAATGCCAATCGGTAACGGTCACCCCATGCAAGGAAATCATCGCCGATCGCCGCCGATTTGAGAATGCGGCGCAGCATACGTACGAACGTTTGCAGGAGCAGTTGGCCAAAATGAGCGACCGCAAGGCCAAAGAGAAGCTTCTGGAGACCTTATCCGGCGAAATTGAGCAGCTGCGGGAAGGAATCTATTTTCAAGAGATTTTTAAATATATTTCTTTCTTGTATCCGGAAAGGCAGACATTGCTCGACTATATTCCGGAAGACAGCATTCTAGTCTTGGATGAACCGATCCGTCTGCAGGAAACGTCCAGACAAATGGAGCGGGATGAGGCGGAGACGACCACCTATCTGCTGCAGGAAGGCAAATTTCTACCCGCATTTGCCCTTTCCAAAAACTATGGTTCCCTGCTTCCCCATACCCCGTTTCCAAAGCTGTATCTTTCCTTGTTTCTGCGCCAAGTGCCGCAGACACAGCCGCAGAACATCGTAAATTTCATGTGCCGGGCGATGCAAAATTTCCACGGTCAAATGCATGTGCTGAAGGCCGAAATGGAGCGCTGGGGAAAATCGGGCACGAAGGTAATGGTGCTGGCCAACGGAGCGGATCGGGTGGAAAGGGTACGCAGGGTGCTGCAGGACTATCAGATCGATGTACCGACTTTGATCGATGGGAATCTCCAAACCGGCTTCGAATTGACGTCGGTTCGGCTGTCGGTCATTACTGAAGGGGAACTGTTCACTCAAAAGCAAAGGAAGGTCAGAAAGCCGGACAGGAAGCTTGAGAATGCCGAACGGATCAAAAGCTACCTCGATCTGAAGGTCGGGGACTACGTGGTGCATGTCAACCACGGGATCGGCAAGTATGTCGGCATCGGCACCCTGGAAATCAACGGAATTCATAAGGATTACATTCATATCCTTTATGCCGGTGGAGACAAACTCTCCGTCCCGATCGATCAGATTGATATGGTGCAGAAATACGTCGGATCCGATGAAAAGGAGCCCAAGCTTTACAAGCTGGGCGGCGCGGAATGGGCGAGAATCAAAAACAAAGTCCGGTCATCGGTCAAAGATATTGCCGAGGATCTGATTCAATTGTATGCTAAGAGACAATCCTCACCGGGATTCACGTTCAGCCAGGACACGTCTTACCAACAGGAATTTGAAAGCATGTTTCCTTATGAAGAAACGCCGGATCAGCTGCGGGCCATCGAGGAGATCAAAAAGGACATGGAGCTGAGCCGTCCGATGGATCGGCTGCTGTGCGGCGATGTCGGCTACGGCAAGACGGAAGTGGCGATCCGGGCCGCTTTCAAGGCGGCTATCGAATCCAAGCAAGTGGCGGTTCTCGTCCCGACGACGATTCTTGCCCAGCAGCATTATGAAACGTTCCGGGAACGGTTTGCCGGCTATCCGATCCGGATTGAGGTGTTGAGCCGATTCCGCAGCAAGAAGGAACAATTGGAAGTGATTAAAGCGATCAAGAACGGTACTGCCGATATTGTCATCGGCACGCACCGGCTGTTGTCAAGCGATATCCGATTTAAGGATCTGGGGCTGCTGATTGTCGATGAAGAGCAGCGGTTCGGGGTTTCTCACAAAGAAAAGCTGAAGAAATTGAAAACCAATGTGGATGTGCTCACATTAACAGCCACGCCGATTCCGCGAACGCTCCACATGTCCATGCTCGGTGTACGCGATCTGTCAGTCATCGAAACTCCGCCGGAGAACCGCTTTCCGGTGCAGACCTACGTGGTTGAATACAGCAACGCTTTGGTACGCGAGGCGATCGAACGGGAATTGGCCCGGAACGGACAGGTCTATTACTTGTTTAATCGCGTTCAGGGGATTCATCAGATGGCGGAAAGAATATCCGAGCTGGTTCCCGACGCCAGGGTAGCCGTGGCTCACGGTCAAATGCCCGAACAGGAGCTGGAACGGATCATCCTTGATTTTCTGGATGGGGAGTACGATGTGCTGGTAAGCACGACGATCATCGAAACCGGCGTCGACATTCCCAATGTCAATACGCTGATCGTACACGATGCGGATAAAATGGGTCTTTCCCAGCTTTATCAGCTGCGCGGTCGGGTCGGCCGGTCGAACAGAATCGCGTATGCCTATTTTACCTATGAAAAGGATAAAGTGCTTTCCGAAGTTTCCGAGAAACGGCTGCAGGCCATCAAACAGTTTACGGAACTGGGTTCCGGTTTCAAAATTGCCATGCGGGATTTGAGCATCCGCGGAGCCGGCAATCTGCTGGGGGCGGAACAGCATGGATTTATCGCCTCGGTCGGTTTTGACCTGTACTCCCAAATGCTCGCCGAAGAAATCGGAAAACTGAAAAAAGGAATGGAGAACGAGCCGGAGGCAGAGCCTGCTGAAATAACGACACAGATCGATCTCAGCTTGGATGCCTATCTGCCCTCCGATTACATTTACGATAATATGCAAAAAATTGAAGTTTATAAAAAAGTCGCGAGCATTAAAAGCTTGGAAGATGCGGAGGATCTGCGGGAAGAATTGGTGGATCGCTTCGGCGATTTGCCGCAGGCTGTCAACAATTTGCTGGCAGTCGGCCGGTTGAAGGTATACGGCAACCGTTACGGCATCCTCTCCATTTCGCAAAAAGGGGATGAAATTCTACTCAGTATTCATGACAGCCAGAATCAGCTGATCGATGGCCAGAAGCTGTTTGCGATCACGAAAGACATCGGCACCCGGGTGAAGTTTCTCAACGGACCGCATATTCAACTCTCTTTCGGTATCAAAGGTTTGAAGCCAGAAGAATCCATAGATTTGCTTGAAAGGTTCCTGGTACAATATAATGAGGTGATTAAACCGAAAGGGGAACTACAAAATGTTGCACAGTAA